The Petrotoga olearia DSM 13574 genome includes a region encoding these proteins:
- a CDS encoding peptidylprolyl isomerase: protein MNNWFKKHERLITIIVIAGFLAGIVWWSVATYVSSRNPMITSQNGNTLRKEDSVLVITKNGLELDYPYWIMKSEVDNITQQQAQIYQQYYGQQLDPVFDYLALDNQVVDLLFDEKIVRFYAEQNDLLPSKEEVNNQINIHVDQYISQYKSNESNWNNMLQYYGSEQNIRNILISGLQQTVETDLINNAVKDAVASVSREDALAYIEQNFESIKNDYEEVRVQHILLSDEATANNIKNNIESGEITFEDAASLYSIDTSNATDSGEIGWIKHGQYEKTFEDAAFNGRVGEIIGPVQTSQGFHLIRVLDKKIFEKPEDVFLYDDVYVQVESTIQDQKYNNWLSNYKENENFGRNYYDTKLMYMYELTKASTDVERIEELAKELESIVFEGNEISMEVDSDYLAVYTMVVNQLLGLYNDRTISINQYLSLSEFVDPDVVSLGLDVINNKLEELNTQSTTDESTYLLSEMSKYQDAQTYLSAKETIEAFGVNTTEDASVMKAELQTKSQDYVEKLKKVLADLYAQYPSSNTVVQLYYQLNPQDPKVKVSYSRLQLDQLKQYASYLGSQYLFSLFQQQITEILVNVQTVVDSTQAATDTKLEALEVGLDLTDLLGLNEIKLSYLETIKEIDPNYYTNIDSMIESLQREIQEANNTSDTSTDTSQIATQSNIQ, encoded by the coding sequence ATGAATAATTGGTTTAAAAAACACGAAAGACTGATCACTATAATAGTTATAGCAGGTTTTTTAGCAGGTATAGTGTGGTGGTCTGTAGCAACTTACGTATCATCTCGAAACCCCATGATCACTTCGCAAAATGGAAATACACTGAGGAAAGAAGACTCTGTTCTAGTTATCACAAAAAACGGCTTAGAATTGGACTATCCTTATTGGATTATGAAGAGTGAAGTAGATAACATAACTCAACAGCAAGCACAGATATATCAACAGTATTATGGTCAGCAGTTGGATCCTGTTTTTGATTATTTAGCACTTGATAATCAGGTGGTAGATTTACTTTTTGACGAAAAAATTGTTAGATTTTACGCCGAACAGAACGATCTTTTGCCTTCCAAGGAAGAAGTGAATAATCAGATAAATATACACGTTGATCAATATATATCTCAATACAAATCTAATGAATCAAATTGGAATAATATGCTTCAATACTATGGTAGTGAACAAAATATTCGAAACATTTTAATTTCTGGTTTGCAACAAACGGTGGAGACCGATTTGATTAATAATGCAGTTAAAGATGCAGTCGCTTCAGTTTCCAGGGAAGATGCTTTAGCCTATATTGAGCAAAACTTTGAAAGTATAAAGAATGATTATGAAGAAGTTAGAGTACAGCATATACTCCTTTCAGATGAGGCAACTGCGAATAATATTAAAAATAATATTGAATCCGGTGAGATAACTTTTGAAGATGCTGCTTCTTTGTATTCAATAGATACCTCTAATGCCACCGATTCTGGAGAGATTGGATGGATAAAACATGGGCAGTATGAAAAAACCTTTGAAGATGCTGCTTTTAATGGACGAGTTGGCGAGATTATTGGACCTGTACAAACGTCGCAAGGTTTCCATTTGATAAGGGTACTTGATAAGAAAATATTTGAAAAACCCGAAGATGTATTTTTGTACGACGATGTATATGTCCAAGTGGAAAGCACAATTCAAGATCAAAAGTATAATAATTGGTTGTCTAATTATAAAGAAAATGAAAACTTTGGAAGAAATTATTACGATACAAAATTGATGTATATGTACGAGTTAACAAAGGCGAGTACAGATGTAGAAAGAATAGAAGAATTGGCAAAAGAATTAGAAAGTATTGTGTTCGAGGGTAATGAAATTTCAATGGAAGTTGATTCTGATTATTTAGCTGTGTATACGATGGTTGTAAATCAATTATTAGGTTTATACAATGATCGAACTATTTCTATAAATCAATATCTTAGCCTATCTGAATTTGTGGATCCAGATGTTGTTTCACTAGGTTTGGATGTTATAAATAACAAACTTGAAGAATTGAACACTCAATCAACTACCGATGAAAGTACTTACTTATTGAGTGAAATGTCAAAATATCAGGATGCTCAAACTTATCTGAGTGCAAAAGAAACCATTGAGGCTTTTGGAGTAAATACTACAGAAGATGCAAGCGTTATGAAAGCAGAATTACAAACTAAATCACAAGATTACGTTGAAAAGTTAAAAAAAGTATTAGCTGATTTATACGCACAGTATCCGTCTTCAAACACAGTGGTTCAACTATATTATCAGTTGAACCCTCAAGATCCAAAAGTAAAGGTTAGCTATTCGAGGTTACAGTTGGATCAGCTAAAACAGTACGCCTCTTATTTAGGATCCCAGTATTTATTTTCTTTATTTCAGCAACAGATCACCGAGATCTTAGTAAATGTCCAGACAGTTGTTGATTCTACTCAAGCAGCAACCGACACTAAATTAGAAGCCTTAGAGGTTGGGTTGGATTTAACTGATTTGCTAGGGCTAAATGAAATTAAATTGTCTTATTTGGAAACAATAAAAGAGATCGATCCAAACTATTATACTAATATTGATAGTATGATAGAAAGTTTGCAAAGAGAAATACAAGAAGCAAACAATACTTCTGATACTTCTACAGACACATCTCAAATTGCAACTCAGTCGAATATTCAATGA
- a CDS encoding MnhB domain-containing protein yields the protein MKNYLVLTLIIAIFFVLALNLKVGDMKSFYEPSEILAENGSINMVSAIVLDYRIYDTFFEILVFTVAIIGISEFIGKIPTVAPDDQQIKYDTPIIKVITPIIFQIIVLISLYIAITGHIAPGGGFAAGTILGTGFLAVSLVRPTDEIENLFVKSKIEKLKMLVPLLIILYGLLGYTWGGTIFSNFHLQGSPGKLASGGSAILLNFLIYFEVFGGSWTILYRFLKHKGLL from the coding sequence ATGAAAAATTACCTTGTTTTAACGTTGATAATAGCAATTTTTTTCGTCCTTGCATTAAACTTAAAAGTTGGAGATATGAAAAGTTTCTATGAACCTTCTGAAATTCTTGCTGAAAACGGATCAATTAATATGGTGTCCGCTATTGTTCTTGATTATAGGATCTACGATACCTTTTTTGAAATATTGGTTTTTACAGTGGCAATCATTGGTATTTCCGAATTTATAGGGAAAATTCCTACGGTTGCTCCCGACGACCAGCAGATAAAATACGATACCCCAATCATAAAGGTTATAACACCAATAATTTTTCAAATAATAGTTTTAATCTCTCTTTATATTGCAATAACCGGACATATAGCCCCTGGTGGAGGATTTGCTGCAGGTACTATTCTAGGAACAGGTTTTCTAGCGGTTTCCCTGGTGCGACCAACGGATGAAATAGAAAACTTGTTTGTAAAATCCAAAATTGAGAAATTGAAAATGTTGGTTCCTTTATTAATAATATTATACGGCTTATTAGGATATACGTGGGGGGGAACAATTTTTTCTAATTTCCATCTACAAGGATCCCCTGGAAAATTAGCTAGCGGAGGTTCTGCTATTTTATTAAATTTTTTAATTTATTTCGAGGTTTTTGGTGGATCGTGGACAATTCTGTATAGATTTTTAAAACATAAGGGATTATTGTAA
- a CDS encoding DHH family phosphoesterase — translation MSENLKEIVEEINKNDNVLIVGHILPDGDDVSSLVSMTLGLEKLGKKVTAVIDDEIPEYLLQFPLVKSKIKKFEDVEEIIYKKYDIMVILDCSSPDRIGRFEKYLNAFHVLLVDHHVTNKYFGNLNWVDPTMASTAQMVYRILTALNVEYDKELATMNLLGVATDTGFFKYQNAGVLVFKDATELIKKGANISDISNIILDNIPLEQIYLYKDVISNLKLVLNGQIAYSLLSLDMFSKYNVLPKDSPSFVENLRSIRGVEIAIVFQEYEKGSYHVSLRSKKWADVSKIALNYGGGGHPRAAGFSLETNDIKQTMEEIVDYISKTIGNLSGNLAYQ, via the coding sequence TTGTCTGAAAATTTAAAAGAGATCGTAGAGGAAATAAATAAGAATGATAATGTTTTGATAGTAGGCCATATACTCCCGGATGGAGATGATGTAAGTAGTTTGGTATCGATGACTTTAGGATTAGAAAAATTAGGAAAAAAGGTAACGGCGGTAATCGACGATGAAATCCCTGAATATCTTTTACAATTTCCTTTAGTTAAATCGAAGATCAAAAAGTTTGAAGATGTTGAAGAAATAATTTATAAAAAATACGATATCATGGTAATTTTAGACTGTTCATCACCAGATAGAATAGGAAGATTTGAAAAATATTTAAATGCCTTTCATGTCCTTTTGGTAGATCATCATGTAACAAATAAATATTTTGGAAATTTGAATTGGGTAGACCCAACAATGGCTTCAACCGCTCAAATGGTTTATAGAATATTAACAGCTTTAAATGTTGAATACGACAAAGAACTGGCGACTATGAATTTGTTAGGAGTAGCAACCGATACCGGATTCTTTAAATATCAAAACGCAGGCGTTTTAGTTTTCAAAGATGCCACTGAATTAATTAAAAAAGGTGCAAATATTAGCGATATTTCAAATATCATATTAGATAACATACCATTAGAGCAGATCTATTTGTACAAAGATGTCATTTCCAATCTTAAACTAGTCTTAAATGGTCAAATTGCTTATTCTTTATTATCCCTAGATATGTTCTCCAAATACAACGTTTTGCCAAAAGACTCTCCTTCTTTTGTAGAAAATCTCCGATCTATAAGAGGTGTTGAAATAGCCATTGTATTTCAAGAATATGAAAAAGGTTCTTATCATGTTTCATTAAGATCTAAAAAATGGGCAGATGTATCAAAGATCGCTCTCAATTATGGTGGAGGCGGTCATCCTCGAGCAGCCGGATTTTCACTTGAAACAAACGATATAAAACAAACAATGGAAGAAATAGTCGATTACATATCTAAAACAATCGGAAATCTTAGTGGTAACTTAGCTTATCAATAA
- a CDS encoding DtxR family transcriptional regulator, which translates to MTENISESLENYLRAIYILHIDGKIPRVRDISRILSVKDASSVEAIRKLEKYGYVKHERYGYVKLTEKGLLNAEKVYRRYIILIDFFVNVLGLSKEDAYHLSCGIEHHMNDNFYISLDGLMLFLKRNPIELTEAKKFISNYKKKMPHDFKTSLWDLSVYESSKIFDISGDSTLRKNIMDKGIYPGLNLKVIKKNDDIIEILVNEKVINLTSNESKHIIIGNQK; encoded by the coding sequence TTGACTGAAAATATCTCAGAAAGTCTCGAAAATTATTTGAGAGCAATCTATATTTTACATATCGACGGAAAAATACCACGGGTAAGAGATATTTCAAGAATATTGTCTGTAAAAGATGCTTCCTCTGTTGAAGCTATTAGAAAACTGGAAAAATATGGTTACGTTAAACATGAACGGTACGGTTATGTAAAACTAACGGAAAAAGGCTTGCTTAACGCCGAAAAGGTTTATAGAAGATACATAATTCTCATAGATTTTTTTGTCAACGTTTTAGGACTTTCAAAAGAAGATGCTTATCACTTATCTTGCGGCATTGAGCACCACATGAATGATAATTTTTATATTTCTCTAGATGGGTTGATGTTATTCCTTAAAAGAAACCCCATAGAATTAACCGAAGCAAAGAAATTTATTTCAAATTATAAAAAGAAAATGCCCCATGACTTCAAGACTTCTCTCTGGGATTTATCTGTCTACGAATCTTCCAAAATATTCGATATTTCAGGAGACTCTACGTTAAGAAAAAACATAATGGATAAAGGGATATATCCTGGTTTAAATCTAAAAGTAATTAAAAAAAACGATGACATCATAGAAATTTTGGTTAATGAAAAAGTGATCAACCTCACATCAAATGAATCAAAGCATATAATAATAGGAAATCAAAAGTAA
- a CDS encoding hydrogenase subunit MbhD domain-containing protein, giving the protein MIVLSLYILSQKSYINVIIGYGVFSVAISVLFFLLNAPDVAFVEITIGAAFVVFIYLIAIKKTAEVKVYYIETPYMIEEKEGNLYGFEYELIKEFLERKGLDADFIKVDAEDPMDNINDHGEILAGGIILENNYDNIIPSDGILLSKLYAVGQPNKICLGIFMPNLKSKSFEDLDDDFIIDAVRLRKIVMGEERLLSKKIEIIKDTSYRIIFYKRDKSLARDFNKFLEEIKSDTEYYENLVRRYIG; this is encoded by the coding sequence TTGATTGTTCTTTCGTTATACATATTATCACAAAAAAGTTATATTAACGTGATCATTGGCTATGGGGTTTTTTCTGTTGCAATTTCTGTATTGTTTTTTCTTTTGAATGCACCGGATGTAGCTTTTGTTGAAATAACCATTGGTGCAGCTTTTGTTGTTTTTATATATTTAATTGCTATAAAAAAGACAGCCGAGGTTAAGGTCTACTACATTGAAACCCCTTATATGATAGAGGAAAAAGAAGGAAATTTATACGGATTTGAATACGAACTAATTAAAGAATTTTTGGAAAGAAAAGGATTGGATGCAGATTTTATAAAAGTGGATGCTGAAGATCCTATGGATAACATAAATGACCATGGAGAAATTTTAGCAGGCGGAATAATTTTAGAAAACAATTACGATAACATAATACCTTCCGATGGTATATTATTATCAAAATTATACGCTGTTGGTCAACCAAATAAAATTTGTTTAGGAATCTTTATGCCAAACTTAAAATCAAAAAGCTTTGAAGATTTGGATGATGATTTCATAATTGATGCGGTAAGATTAAGAAAAATAGTTATGGGAGAAGAAAGGCTGTTGTCCAAAAAGATAGAGATTATTAAAGATACTAGTTACAGGATAATCTTTTATAAAAGAGATAAATCTTTAGCAAGGGACTTCAACAAATTTTTGGAAGAAATAAAAAGTGACACCGAATATTATGAGAACCTCGTCAGGAGGTATATTGGATGA
- a CDS encoding purine-nucleoside phosphorylase: MTTKIEKASQFIKENIEVKPILGLILGSGLGYIADQVENPKVIEYKDIPFFPQSTVEGHEGSLVIGTIEGIPVIILKGRFHAYEGIELRDIVFPIYVMKNLGVKGLIITNAAGGINRTLTPGDIVVDTDFINFTFQNPLRGPNLEDFGPRFPSLVEPVDKNWIKNVIDKCKKDNIELKEGTYLWTLGPSYETPSEIRMFDKYEADLVGMSTLPEVIAANHVGIKVISFSAVTNMAAGILPQPLRHEDVLRITEKIKEKFEKVVYNAIKLF; encoded by the coding sequence ATGACTACCAAAATCGAAAAAGCTTCCCAATTCATTAAAGAAAACATAGAAGTAAAACCAATTTTAGGATTAATATTAGGTTCTGGCCTTGGATATATTGCTGATCAAGTAGAAAATCCTAAGGTGATTGAATACAAAGACATTCCTTTTTTCCCACAATCGACTGTAGAGGGGCATGAAGGATCTTTAGTAATAGGGACCATAGAGGGTATCCCCGTCATAATATTAAAAGGACGGTTTCACGCCTATGAAGGGATCGAACTAAGAGATATTGTTTTCCCTATTTATGTGATGAAGAATTTAGGCGTTAAAGGCTTGATAATAACTAATGCAGCTGGAGGAATAAACAGAACACTTACTCCAGGTGATATAGTTGTAGACACCGATTTCATCAATTTTACATTCCAAAATCCTTTAAGGGGTCCAAATTTAGAGGATTTTGGCCCAAGATTTCCTTCCCTAGTCGAACCGGTCGATAAAAATTGGATAAAAAACGTTATAGATAAATGTAAAAAAGACAATATAGAACTCAAAGAAGGGACTTACTTATGGACTTTGGGGCCATCTTATGAAACCCCTTCTGAAATTAGAATGTTTGACAAATATGAAGCAGACCTAGTTGGTATGTCAACCTTACCAGAAGTAATCGCGGCGAATCATGTTGGTATAAAAGTCATTTCATTTTCTGCTGTTACGAATATGGCTGCTGGTATTCTGCCACAACCTCTAAGACATGAAGACGTCCTGAGAATAACCGAAAAAATAAAGGAAAAGTTTGAAAAGGTCGTATACAACGCAATTAAATTATTTTAA
- a CDS encoding monovalent cation/H+ antiporter complex subunit F: MVLIKLILTKSKWEKLLSYSSFSSKAVILMLVFSLLSDQSFLLDVIIIFLILNIWGVLIVSSYLERGGNKR, encoded by the coding sequence ATGGTTTTAATTAAGTTAATATTGACAAAATCAAAATGGGAAAAGTTACTTTCCTATTCTTCGTTTTCTTCAAAAGCGGTCATTCTGATGTTGGTTTTTTCCCTTCTTTCAGATCAATCTTTTCTTTTGGACGTTATAATTATTTTCTTAATTCTTAACATATGGGGTGTTTTGATAGTCTCGTCGTACCTGGAAAGAGGTGGTAATAAAAGATGA
- a CDS encoding complex I subunit 5 family protein, giving the protein MFLLVSLIPISLGVLTYIFKRKTTLLVIISYILTFIFLTIFQEGSFVIGNYSPLKGIEFSFDPTIKFLLILFNVFSLITFFRIFKNYDHVFFSLWLLLTGSINGFFMSRDFFNIYVHLELASILVFLLLSYDKNEIRIWAALKYMMMSLVALNFYLIGVGILYSNSGTLNLNYNLSNGINTFAFSFILTGLLTKGGLFFLSGWLPDAHTEAVKGISPILSGIIVKLPLFIIYLLTSSLPHELKNFLYYFAIITAIFASIFTLLQNDIKKFLAYSTMTQMSYGLMIILLRPSLFPYFIVFHMFTKGFLFMIAEDIYEKNGTKNLKDLENSQISLDTFLLLIFLLMNLGGLFPFSLYILKDNLSLSYLLEINIFIFGMYFYKLLNTFKVEKKKFEYKYWYIFIFVILNVVFITYYFTTIASYLSILKILTGYLLFAAGTLSFILLRKKVALSSIDIYSFENSFIYQISFLLLALLIEI; this is encoded by the coding sequence ATGTTTCTACTAGTATCCTTAATACCAATATCTTTAGGAGTACTAACTTATATTTTTAAAAGGAAAACCACTCTACTAGTAATAATCTCGTATATACTAACCTTTATATTTCTTACTATTTTTCAAGAAGGTTCATTTGTAATAGGGAATTATTCCCCACTTAAAGGTATTGAGTTCAGTTTTGATCCAACGATTAAATTTTTACTTATTTTATTCAATGTTTTCTCTTTAATAACCTTTTTTAGAATCTTTAAAAATTATGATCACGTGTTTTTTTCACTTTGGCTTCTACTAACTGGAAGTATAAATGGTTTCTTTATGAGTAGAGATTTTTTCAACATATACGTTCATTTGGAGCTCGCTTCTATATTAGTTTTCCTTTTGTTATCATACGATAAGAATGAGATAAGAATATGGGCAGCTTTAAAGTATATGATGATGAGCTTAGTAGCTTTAAACTTCTATTTGATAGGTGTGGGAATCCTTTATTCAAATTCAGGCACTTTGAACCTCAATTACAACCTTTCCAATGGAATTAATACTTTTGCATTCAGTTTTATCCTAACAGGACTGTTAACTAAAGGTGGACTATTTTTCCTCTCTGGTTGGTTACCCGATGCTCACACGGAGGCCGTAAAAGGGATCTCTCCTATATTATCAGGTATAATAGTTAAACTTCCTTTATTTATAATTTATTTACTCACATCCTCTTTACCCCATGAACTTAAAAATTTTTTGTACTATTTCGCAATTATAACTGCCATTTTTGCATCCATCTTTACATTGCTACAAAACGATATCAAAAAATTTTTGGCTTATTCTACTATGACACAGATGAGTTATGGGTTGATGATTATTTTACTCCGACCTTCTCTTTTTCCATATTTTATAGTTTTTCACATGTTCACCAAAGGATTTTTATTCATGATAGCCGAAGATATATACGAGAAGAATGGTACAAAAAATTTAAAAGATTTGGAAAACTCACAAATATCCTTAGATACTTTTCTTTTGCTCATTTTCTTGCTGATGAACCTGGGAGGGTTGTTTCCATTTAGCCTTTATATACTTAAAGATAATTTGTCTTTATCTTATCTTCTGGAGATAAACATCTTCATCTTCGGAATGTACTTTTATAAATTATTAAACACTTTTAAAGTAGAGAAGAAAAAATTCGAATATAAATATTGGTATATATTCATCTTTGTTATTTTAAATGTTGTATTCATAACTTATTATTTCACAACTATCGCTTCTTACTTATCTATCTTAAAAATTTTAACTGGATATTTACTGTTTGCTGCAGGAACTCTATCGTTTATATTGTTAAGAAAAAAGGTAGCTTTGTCTTCAATCGATATATACAGTTTTGAAAATAGTTTTATCTATCAAATATCATTTTTACTGCTCGCTTTGCTAATAGAAATATAA
- a CDS encoding Na+/H+ antiporter subunit E, with translation MAYIFLFTIWGVLINDFSDLSLMLGALVVIITIRITNLFFKNTTYGTIQILVYSMGSLLKMYKNAFSFLPLILLKRYSGLSHIDVKGKSDFEKAAIANSISLTPKTLVLYEEDDKLIVHKVSSNPEEAHRADNIWKDDII, from the coding sequence ATGGCATACATCTTTTTATTTACAATTTGGGGTGTTTTAATTAACGATTTTTCAGATCTTTCATTAATGTTAGGGGCTTTGGTGGTTATCATCACAATTAGAATCACTAACTTATTTTTTAAAAATACTACTTATGGAACTATACAGATATTGGTATACAGTATGGGTAGCCTTTTAAAAATGTACAAAAATGCATTTTCTTTTTTACCTTTGATACTTTTAAAAAGGTACTCTGGTTTATCTCACATAGACGTTAAAGGAAAATCTGACTTTGAAAAAGCTGCAATAGCAAATTCAATCTCATTAACTCCTAAAACACTTGTTTTATATGAAGAAGACGATAAATTAATAGTTCACAAAGTTTCTTCAAACCCGGAGGAAGCTCATAGAGCAGATAATATTTGGAAGGACGATATAATCTGA
- a CDS encoding monovalent cation/H(+) antiporter subunit G has translation MIANILMGIGIIFLFSGTLGLFTMEDFYSKIQAIGIADTVGIISVIISLMLKYPENMGRLLILSIIILVLNPAISSTIAYHAAKSGEKVGRENK, from the coding sequence ATGATCGCCAACATTTTAATGGGAATAGGGATAATATTTTTGTTTTCTGGAACCTTAGGATTGTTTACGATGGAGGATTTCTATTCTAAAATTCAAGCAATCGGGATAGCAGATACAGTAGGAATAATCTCTGTTATAATCTCACTGATGCTAAAATATCCAGAAAACATGGGTAGATTACTCATATTATCTATCATTATTCTGGTTTTGAATCCGGCTATATCTTCCACAATAGCTTATCACGCTGCAAAGTCAGGGGAAAAGGTTGGCAGAGAAAACAAATGA
- a CDS encoding FAD-dependent protein, which yields MKKMAIIGFGAASIGFLKGLQEEKKINRYSIDVYEKGENLEGAGFGGLKYDGKLFISKEMGGDLVIPLNIQKKVVEYYLRKSGLAKLDEDKKLELSNKLEKGDSFENEELYKKFYDADFEPVRSHFFHLGTELLIETIKNIFKEFSNFSNVNFIFGEEVIKVIPGPEVVVVTNSGSEKTYDKVVVAVGRRGHKLVSEMVKDHPDLVLSNDKVDLGVRFELPNHIVDYLNKEMYEFKIRLKTKTGYIVRTFCNNPGGEVTLESYDDFLTVNGHANTTTKTTNTNFAILVTHSFTQPFNDPVGYGSYIAKLSNILAGGDKVILQCYEDFKSSKRTKKLGRVEPTLDPHHFILGDLNLALPRRTIESIIDFLERLETVVKGVTYPDNLLYGAEVKFYANKINNDFFGNVKIIGDCSGWTRSITYATSHGYLIAKEF from the coding sequence ATGAAAAAGATGGCTATTATAGGTTTTGGTGCAGCTTCTATTGGGTTCTTAAAAGGGCTACAGGAAGAGAAAAAGATTAACCGCTACAGCATAGATGTTTATGAAAAAGGGGAGAATTTAGAAGGTGCAGGATTCGGCGGTTTGAAATACGATGGAAAATTATTCATTTCAAAAGAAATGGGTGGAGACTTAGTTATCCCTTTGAATATACAAAAGAAAGTAGTAGAATATTATCTCAGAAAATCTGGGTTAGCAAAGTTAGATGAGGATAAAAAATTAGAGCTTTCGAATAAATTAGAAAAAGGTGATTCTTTTGAAAACGAAGAACTGTACAAAAAGTTCTACGATGCAGATTTTGAACCCGTAAGATCTCACTTTTTTCATCTGGGTACAGAGCTACTAATAGAAACGATTAAAAATATTTTCAAAGAATTTTCAAACTTTAGTAATGTTAATTTTATATTTGGTGAGGAAGTTATTAAAGTTATTCCTGGCCCAGAAGTTGTTGTAGTAACAAATAGTGGTAGTGAAAAAACCTATGACAAGGTTGTTGTCGCCGTTGGCAGAAGAGGTCATAAATTAGTATCGGAGATGGTTAAAGATCATCCTGATTTAGTCTTATCAAATGACAAGGTTGACCTAGGTGTCAGATTTGAACTTCCTAATCATATAGTGGACTACTTAAACAAAGAAATGTACGAATTCAAAATCAGGCTAAAAACCAAAACAGGGTATATTGTGAGAACTTTTTGCAACAATCCTGGCGGAGAAGTTACTTTGGAGAGTTACGATGACTTTCTAACGGTTAACGGACATGCAAACACTACCACAAAGACTACCAACACTAATTTTGCTATTTTGGTTACACATTCGTTCACTCAGCCTTTCAACGATCCTGTAGGTTATGGCTCCTATATAGCAAAACTTTCCAATATCCTTGCCGGTGGAGATAAAGTTATACTTCAATGCTATGAAGATTTTAAAAGTTCAAAAAGAACAAAAAAATTAGGACGGGTCGAACCAACATTAGATCCCCATCATTTCATTTTAGGAGATTTGAATCTAGCTCTTCCCAGACGTACTATAGAATCAATAATCGATTTTTTGGAACGATTAGAAACGGTTGTAAAAGGCGTTACTTATCCAGATAATCTTTTATATGGAGCCGAGGTTAAATTTTATGCAAATAAGATAAACAATGATTTCTTTGGGAATGTAAAAATAATTGGAGACTGTAGCGGATGGACCCGTTCGATAACCTACGCTACAAGTCATGGATACCTAATCGCAAAAGAGTTTTGA
- a CDS encoding NADH-quinone oxidoreductase subunit K gives MNIFHILTLSIILIGLFGIITKKDLILIFINLGVFQGGIVLFFVLLAYDANSPIITTHLQSYADPLIHSFLLTVIVIGFANLALMLVFAMILSSKFKTLEVDEIEKKIKKK, from the coding sequence ATGAATATTTTTCATATTCTCACCTTATCAATAATACTTATTGGTTTATTTGGAATTATTACAAAAAAAGATCTAATCTTAATATTTATCAACCTCGGGGTTTTCCAAGGAGGAATAGTTCTTTTTTTTGTTCTTTTAGCATACGATGCGAATTCACCTATTATCACCACACATTTACAAAGTTACGCTGATCCACTTATCCATTCTTTTCTACTTACCGTTATAGTAATTGGATTCGCAAACTTGGCTTTAATGCTGGTTTTCGCCATGATATTATCTTCCAAATTCAAGACCCTTGAAGTTGATGAAATTGAAAAGAAAATAAAGAAAAAATAA